The following proteins are encoded in a genomic region of Salminus brasiliensis chromosome 17, fSalBra1.hap2, whole genome shotgun sequence:
- the alpi.1 gene encoding alkaline phosphatase, intestinal, tandem duplicate 1 produces MCLASITLLLLTTVLLTSCRPDAEWEKDPSFWNDQARRTLEDALKLRPRVHRAKNIILFLGDGMGVSTVSAARILRGQMEGHSGEETALAMDTFPYLALSKTYSVDKQVADSASTATAYHCGVKANSKTVGVSANAVAYECNTTFGNEVYSVLHRAKAQGKSVGIVTTTRVQHASPAAAYAHSVSRSWYSDSDLPSAARRQGCIDISTQLVTNTDIDVILGGGRMYMTPKGTPDPEYPSSSSRKGDRKDKKNLIEVWLNARKDRKAQYVWNKEQLNAVDVKTTDCLMGLFEPKDMRFEVFRNRTRDPSIVDMTEKAIQILSKNPKGFFLFVEDEGRIDHGHHDGTAKLALTETVMFDRAVQRAAELTKESETLTVVTADHSHVFTFGGNTPRGNPIFGLAPKKADDRLPFTSILYANGPGYVHVNGTRANISAVDYFDEEYMQQAAVPLDAETHGGEDVAIYAKGPMAHLFHGVKEQHFVAHALAYAACLEPYTHCPPHPLQSGTHKHSPSALLISLASLIWLITR; encoded by the exons ATGTGTTTGGCCTCCATCACTCTGCTCCTGCTGACCACTGTGCTCCTGACCAGCTGCAGGCCGGATG CTGAATGGGAGAAAGACCCATCTTTTTGGAATGACCAGGCCAGGAGGACGCTGGAGGACGCCCTGAAACTGCGTCCGCGTGTCCACCGAGCCAAAAACATCATCCTCTTCCTCGGTGATG GTATGGGAGTGTCCACAGTGTCTGCAGCAAGGATACTGCGGGGGCAGATGGAGGGCCACTCAGGGGAGGAGACAGCCCTGGCCATGGACACTTTCCCTTACCTTGCTCTTTCAAAG ACCTACAGCGTGGATAAGCAGGTTGCGGACAGCGCCAGCACGGCCACCGCGTATCACTGCGGGGTCAAAGCCAACTCCAAGACCGTGGGTGTGAGTGCGAACGCTGTGGCCTACGAGTGCAACACCACCTTCGGGAACGAGGTTTACTCTGTCCTGCACCGCGCCAAGGCTCAAG GGAAATCCGTGGGTATAGTGACCACCACTCGTGTCCAGCATGCCTCTCCAGCCGCAGCGTACGCCCACTCAGTGAGCCGTAGCTGGTACAGTGACTCTGACCTGCCCTCTGCTGCCCGCAGGCAGGGCTGCATCGACATCTCCACACAGCTGGTGACCAACACAGACATTGac GTCATTCTCGGTGGTGGTCGGATGTATATGACGCCCAAAGGCACTCCAGATCCAGAGTACCCATCGTCATCTTCACGTAAAGGAGACCGAAAGGACAAGAAGAACCTCATTGAGGTCTGGCTGAATGCTCGGAAG GACAGGAAGGCTCAGTATGTTTGGAACAAGGAGCAGTTGAATGCAGTAGATGTCAAAACCACAGACTGCCTGATGG GTCTGTTTGAACCCAAGGACATGAGGTTCGAGGTGTTCAGAAACCGCACCCGTGACCCGTCCATCGTGGACATGACAGAGAAGGCCATTCAGATCCTCAGCAAGAACCCAAAAGGCTTTTTCCTCTTTGTGGAAGATGA GGGGAGAATCGATCACGGGCACCATGACGGCACTGCTAAACTGGCTCTGACGGAGACGGTGATGTTTGACCGGGCGGTCCAGAGAGCAGCTGAACTGACCAAGGAATCTGAGACCCTCACTGTGGTCACTGCTGATCATTCACATGTCTTCACGTTCGGCGGGAACACACCCCGGGGGAACCCCATTTTCG gttTAGCTCCCAAAAAGGCTGATGATAGACTTCCCTTCACCAGCATACTGTACGCTAATGGTCCTGGATACGTACATGTGAATGGGACAAGGGCAAACATTTCAGCAGTAGAttact TTGATGAGGAGTACATGCAGCAGGCCGCCGTCCCGTTAGACGCTGAAACCCACGGAGGAGAGGACGTCGCAATTTACGCTAAAGGCCCCATGGCCCATCTGTTCCACGGAGTGAAGGAGCAGCACTTCGTGGCTCATGCTTTGGCCTATGCAGCCTGCCTGGAGCCGTACACACACTGCCCCCCACACCCCCTACAATCcgggacacacaaacacagccccTCCGCTCTGCTGATATCGTTAGCCAGCCTGATCTGGCTCATCACCAGATGA